TTCTCAGCGGCAAGTGTCCTTGCCATCTAGGGAATTTACTGCTAGTGCCCCTTTGACTCCCTTGGTCAAGCTAGGGGGTAGTATACGCCCTATCTCTATTGGCACTGTGTGGAGGAGACTTGTTTCCAAGGTTTATTCTTCTATTAGAAGCTCCATGAATAATTATCTGTAGGACTTTTAGTTTGGTGTGGGCGTTCCTGGGGGTTGTGAGGTTGTTTTGCACTTCGTGAACAGGCTCATTGACTCTAAGGGTGATGTAGTTAGGATTTATATACTTTTGGTGGATTTTAAGAATGCTTTCAACCTTGTTGATAGGAGTGTCCCGCTTTAGGAAACTAGGCCGCGGTGGTCGTCCATTGCCCCATGGGTTGAATTTTGATATTCTCAGCCTGCTAGGCTCTATTATGATGACTTTATCCCTTGGTCCTGCCAAGGGGTTCAACAAGGCGATCCTTTGGGCCCTTTATTGTTCGCCTTAGCTTTGCATCCTTTGGTTCATTCCATTAATCATGCTTGTAAGCTTACACTCCAGGCTTAGTATCTCGATGATGGTACTATTGTAGGAGATACTCTCATGGTTGCCAAGGCGCTTGACATCATCAAGACTGACGGGCCTGCTCGTGGTTTGTTCCTGAATGTGGACAAGACTGAACTTTTCTGGCCCATGGAGGATCCTAGAGAAAAGGTGGAGGGTGTTTTTCCAATAAATATCTCTCACCCGTGCAAAGGTGTCAAACTTCTTGGTGGTTCTATAAGTTTGGATGTGGGCTTTAGTCGGGATCTGGCTTTGAAAACGGTCACTAAAACCATTGCCTTAATGAAGGCCGTCAACAGACTTAATGATCCTCAATGTGAGCTCCTTCTTCTTCGCAATTGCGCCGAGGTCGCAAAAATGTCTTATGCTTTGAGAACTTTCTCCCCCGTGTCTTTCTTGGATTCCCAAGTTCAATTTGATCATGCTTTGCGTATCTCCTTGGATAAGATTATTATTTCTTCATGGCCTGGGTATGGTGACTGGAAATGGTGGCTCGCCGctctcccaatcaagttgggtgGTCTTGGCATTCTTTATGTAGGGGATGTAATCCGTTATGATTTTCTTGCTTCTAGTCTTCAGACGAGTACACTGCAGATCAAGATTATGTCGAACACTAGTATTATCTCCTCTCGTTATTCTTTTCAGCTTGATCTTGATGATTGCAATGCTTTTTGTAACGTCgatgctctctctctctctctctctctctctctctctctctctctctcaccaCTGGATCTTCTTCCTCCCAAATGTCAAaaaccctctctctctctcaccaCTGGATCTTCTTCCCCCCAAATGTCAAAAACCCTGGCAAAGTGTTACTTTGGTGTAATTGAGAAAAACCTCGTTGTTAGTTTCATGCTTAGCTCAAGGCATGTTTCTCTTCTAGTTTTATATGTGCCGCGGAAAAAAACGAACCATCATCAATTTCTTTTTGTGTTGTGCTATAGGCTCATGATGCCTTTGTTCTCTGAAGGTAGTCACTGCTCGAGTTGCAATGCTCCCAGGAAAGACCAATGGGGAGATCATGATGTCCATTGTTCTAGTGAAGTGGGTGTGAAGTTCAGGCATAATTTAGTGCGTGATATTCTATTTGATATTTGCTCCAAGGTTGGGATCGTGGTGCGTAAGGAGGCACCCATGGGATTCCTTTCAGAGGATGGGAAGGATCTTAGGCCTACCGACCCTTTACTGTTTAATTGGTACTGGGGAAATTATGCATGTTTGGATGTGACAGACATCTCTCAATTTATTGGTATGGGTATGGGTTCTTGGGCTCTTGGGATGGCCTTGCACAATGCtatggagaagaagaagaagaagaagaagaagtacaAGAAGAACAAGAAGAACAAGAAGAAGTATCTTTCCAAATGTGAGGAGAATGGTTACAAGTTCATCCCTTTTGCTTTCTCTACGTTCGGGGAATTGGATAAGGAGGTTTTGGGCACGCTTTCACGTATCAAATCTCTTTATATTAGTCACTCTAACAATGTTGTTAAGAGTAGTGCATTTATCTTTCACCGATTGAGCTTTTGCATTTAGAAGGGGGTGCGAGAACAATTAACATGTTCTAAACTTCCATCCAACTTTAttattatgtccagatcagaaccgaaCTATGCATATCATGTTTTGATCAGAAAAGctatgtacaaatcatgtctagatccaaatcgatatgtccagatcagaactgatacgATCATATCATGTCCAGACATAACTAATCTATACAAATCATGTTTGATCATAAGttatatgtccagatcaaaatcggtatgtatagatcatgtgtagatcagaatcgatatgtccagaaCAAGActgatatgtacaaatcatgtcaaGATCAACCAATCTATACAGGTTATGTCTAAAGAATCGATCTATCCAGATCAGGATCGTTATTATcaaatcatgtccaaatcaaacTGATCTGTCCAAATCATAACTGATATGTCCAAATCATAATTGatctgtccagatcagaaccaatATGTACATATCATGTGTAGATCAAAAGCgctatgtccagatcagaactggtatgtacaaatcatgtccatatcTGTGCAGATCATAACAAGGCCATAATCGATatatacaaatcatgtccaaatcagagccaatatgatcaggtcatgtccagACATAACctatatgtccagatcataaccgatcgATACAGATCATGTCCGTCTCTAaaccgatatgtccagattataACCTATATGTGCAAAATTtcacaaaataatttaatatactaataaaataaaaataaaattacattTCTTTTTTAGCGTggagacttatgcattttaggcTTCTGCAATGGTGTAGACTTATTCGTTTTAAGCTTCCACCATAGTAGAAGCTTAAACAACTGAAGTCTCCACCATGTGCGAACTCAAAATGAAAAAGTCTAACTAATTTATTTCCGaaataattatttgaattcAAACAATTAATGACACAAAACTACTTCGTATTTAATATCACTACTTAAATAAAAATTagaattacatttttttttagcaTGGAGACTTGGACTTCTACGTATGAAGCCCTTACCACGGTACAAACTTCTTCATTTTAAGCTTTCACCATGGTAGAAGTTCAAACAACAAAAATCTCCACCATGATGCGAGCTCAAAACGAAAAAGTCTAACTAATGTTTTCTGGAATAATTGTTTCAAATGTAACAATAATTGAAATTGGATTAATATGGAGACTTCTTCATTTTGGGCTTCTACCACAATGGAGACTTCTGTAGTTTGAGATCCtaccatggtacgagcttaaactgCAGAAGTCTCTACCATGGTGAAAGCTCAGAATAAAGAAACCTTTGTAAGTTTTGGCGGACAAAAAAAATACATCTTGGGATGACGTGGATATTCCCTCGTATGTCTTGTAGACTTGTACATGTAAGAATTTCGACGCATTTTTTGTCAGAGATTTGCGTCGCCGGAAAATTCCCTCACCGGAGTGGTGGCAGCCGCCGGATTTTTGGCCGGAGGTCTTGCCGGAGTGGTAGTTGCCGGAATGTTGAAAGGTTGAAGGTGGGTTGTAAGGTTGAAGGTAAGATAAGTGAAAGTAAAGTGAAAGAGAAAAATATGAAAggataaatataaataggaataaTTGTGACGCTTAATAGAGCGGGTGAATACTTATGGGACGGGTTTAGTCAGCTCCTTTTCCAATCACGAAGTCCAACACATTTCTACTGAGATAAAATGGAGTAGTATGTATCACTTCATATTTTTAAGGTCAATTCCATTTTTTCCTGATTTGGACCGATCGGGTCAGTTTTTAACGATGTTATTGTTTGTGCAGCCCGTTCCACaataagagcaactccaatggtgggCTAATTTGTTAATTAGCTTGACATGCCACATCATCTTTCTAAGCTATAATATTTCTAGCTACTTTTTACTCCAATGGTTAGCTAATttgttaatatattttttttttcttttaacacTTATTTTACTAATAAatgtaaatataaattttatattcCAAAATTATTGTTTCCAAATGACGTATTCTAGCATTGTGAATTTGATGTTTGTTTACAACCAATGAGGAGACAAATTATTTGTTTGTTTCCGAAATTATGCCATAGTTGATTTGTGATTCAATTACCTCTAGTACTTGTACTTTCTAAATAAATTATCCCCAATTAGGTCTAGGCGGACTATTAGGGTGTATGTAAAGATTTGGGACTAGGATTAGCTAGTACTGTTACCTTCTCTAGaaattattattcatgtttaGGAGTGGGATTAGCTAATATGTATTGTGattattaaaattttcaaaaataaagttattataatttttttttataaatatgtAATTCGGAATATTCCATAAACTTAACCAATCGTATGCAAAATGCACAATAATATTAACTTTGTATAATTAATGCAAAACTAAACACTTGTcacatgcataagattaaaCGATAATCAGTCATGGGATTGGCCTCCAAAACAACTCCATATATGTTCCACTAGATCCGCCTTTAGTTGATGATGCATTTGTCTGTCTCGAATGGCTACATCTCTTTCAAGAAACGCTTGAAAATCTAGTGGGTTCCCTTGATGAACATCACCAACAACTGTCGGTAAAAAATCATTGTGGAAGTTTCTAGCGTATGTGTGTCTCTCATCTTCAACAATCATATTATGCAATATAACACATGCTTCCATTATATCATGGAGTCTGCGTTTATGCAAACACCGTGCTGGTCCATGAACTATTGCAAAACGAGCTTGTAGTACTCCAAATGCTCGTTCGACATCTTTTCTTGCACTCTCATGCCTTTTCTTGAACAATAGCCTTTTGGGGTCTTGTGGATGTGAGAAGGTCTTCACAAATGCAGCCCACTCAGGATATATGCCATCTGTAAGATAGTACCCCATATTGTACTCTGTTTCATTGACAATGAAATTAACCTGTGGAGCTCTTCCTTGTAACGTCTCTTGAAATAAATTAGATCTGCTTAAAACATTAAGATCATTGTTTGACCCTGCAACACCGAAATATGCATGCCATATCCATAGATCTACTGACGCGACTGCTTCAAGCATAATTGTTGGATACCCATAATCACCTCGTGTGTACTGCCCCTTCCAAGCGGTTGGACAATTTTTCCATGCCCAATGCATGCAATCAAGACTACCAAGCATTCCAGGAAAACCATGATATTCTTCATGCATTTGAAGAAGTCGTTGGACATCGTTGTCATTTGGCCTTCTCATGTACACATCTCCAAACACCTCGATAACAGCACGACAAAAATTGAATAAGCATTCTATTGAAGTGCTCTCGCCAATTTTGATGTATTCGTCGACAACATCAGCAGGAGATCCATATGCTAAAATGCGAATAGCAGCAGTGCATTTTTGAAGGGGAGACAATCCCATTCTTTTAGCAGCATCAACTTTTTGTTTGAAATATTGTGAATGATTTCCAACGGCTTCTACAATACGGTTGAACAAATTCATGCTCATTCGAAACCTTCTGCGAAAGAAGTGTTCTGGATATACAGGTTCGGTAGAGAAGTAGTCTTGGTATAGACGTTCAGCACCACCTTCACGGTCACGAGGCACATACTCTCTCCGAGGACGTTCTaacttctgttaggttatgatacatatgacattacatagatcatgcggaaacaaccattaacccaggacaacatattatttacacataatcatatagcataatttagatgcatactctttgttgcgtgccctccctagctgcgcccgaaccgaacaagaacaagtctttaggactccaagtgtcgtccctccgtagatagtccacagcacgtccggatccgccttaagattgaccaactagaatcgcccttaaggtactagaaaatttcggcactttatgagcaagatgtgtgttttaattttctctcaaaaaactcacttttgaatactttgaaacttgtgtataaattatgacccctaggcctttatttatagagttatggaaaaggaatcgtaatcctagtaggatacgaattaattgaaattagaatcctacatgaattctatttaattaatttatccaattaggaatagaaatttaatcatacactgact
This Spinacia oleracea cultivar Varoflay chromosome 6, BTI_SOV_V1, whole genome shotgun sequence DNA region includes the following protein-coding sequences:
- the LOC110790349 gene encoding uncharacterized protein; this encodes MDHEDPYNQYYNYLGNSQNIDNQNPITPPPNFSNPQTSSIRPTPYNYPSMNVNQHHENPYLRTSPPYPPNTQMNYNFGYYNPPMVRPGYNLRPLNLTESFISHENIRRDSVGGSSMQEESLTPRLGAESQSSQNEADLEETSNQANNKNIKLKWSHIKDVDLCKSWITISKDPIKGNDQTKELYWKNIVEYYNTWKREDPVVPVDKASNHWFKMSDDQVLRNDPKWQEFVKKEGVPSKRTQTEDVEVLDKRPIVQKAAKEAARKRVHKKDNEIVSDTWTKFEDLANKRLSLIEDHIRQSDYELLCKDTSNMDERVKKNHEQKLERPRREYVPRDREGGAERLYQDYFSTEPVYPEHFFRRRFRMSMNLFNRIVEAVGNHSQYFKQKVDAAKRMGLSPLQKCTAAIRILAYGSPADVVDEYIKIGESTSIECLFNFCRAVIEVFGDVYMRRPNDNDVQRLLQMHEEYHGFPGMLGSLDCMHWAWKNCPTAWKGQYTRGDYGYPTIMLEAVASVDLWIWHAYFGVAGSNNDLNVLSRSNLFQETLQGRAPQVNFIVNETEYNMGYYLTDGIYPEWAAFVKTFSHPQDPKRLLFKKRHESARKDVERAFGVLQARFAIVHGPARCLHKRRLHDIMEACVILHNMIVEDERHTYARNFHNDFLPTVVGDVHQGNPLDFQAFLERDVAIRDRQMHHQLKADLVEHIWSCFGGQSHD